The window AAGTCAACTCTCCTCTCCCAAAAAAGGGGCCAGGCCCCTTTTTACTTTTCCTGACTTTTAGTCGCGTTCCGGGCCACTTCCTGGAGGTAGGCGTGCCGGGACCGGTTGACGTGCTCGCGGGCGACGTGCTCGGCCAGGTCACCGTCCCGGAGCCTGATGGCGGCCACCAGCCGCCGGTGTTCATCAGTGGCCTCGGCCAGGCGCCCGGGGTGGGCGTAACCCACCCGCACGCAGAGATCGATATGGTCCGCGAGGGACGTGACCATATCGTACAGGCGGGGACTTTCGGCCGCCTTATAGATTACGTGGTTAAATTCCCGGTGGACACTCTCCAGTTGGCACGTGTCCCCCCGGTCCGCCAGGGCTTCGATCTGTTCTAGCAGGGCCTCGAGCTGCTTCAGCCGGCCGGGGCTGATCCGCTCGGCGGCCATGCGTGCGGCCAGACCCTCCAGCACGGCCCGGATGCGGTAGATCTCTTGCACTTCTTGGCTGTCCAGCCGGGCTACCACCGCTCCGCTGTGGGGCATATGGTATACCAAACCCTCCTGTTCCAACGCTCGCAGAGCTTCCCTTACCGGAGTTCGGCTGACCCCGAGCTCGGCGGCGAGTTTCCGCTCCACCAGCCGGTCCCCGGGCGCATACCGGCCTTCAAGCAAGGCCCGGCGCAGGTTCTCGTAAACCCGGTCCCGCACCTGATCGGCGCTTTCCGTCCCGGCAGCCGGGTGGTGCTGGTCTTCAACCACGCCTTACACCCCCGTTTCCTACGTACAAATACGTACAAAATGGTATACCATTTTGTCAATTCTAGCGCGGCCGGCAGGACAATGCAAGTGGTCTATTGAAAAAATAAGCGGAAACCAACGTTCTGTCTCCAAATTATGAAAGGCTGGATCAATGGACGGCAAGACCTGGCTGCGGTACTCCATCAGCATCTGGGACGACGTGCTCAAGGACCGGGAGGAGCGCGGCTACAACCACCCGGCGATGTTCCCGTCCCGGCTCACCGACCGCCTGGTGGAAATCTTCGGCCGCAAAGGGGGCGGCCTGGTGCTCGACCCCTTCATGGGCAGCGGCAGCACGTTGTATTCGGCCTACCGCCACGGTCTCGCGTCTGTGGGGTTCGAACTCTCCGCCGGATACATCGACATCGCGCGCCAGCGGCTGGCGGCACTGGGAGCCGAACCGGGCGTGCCGCACTACCCGCGGATCATTCAGGACGACAGCCGGCGGCTCCTCAACTACGTGGCCCCGGCCTCCGTGGGGCTGTGCGTGACGTCTCCGCCGTACTGGGACATTCTGAACCAGCGGCGCACCGCCGACGGCAAAACCATCCGGAACTACGGGAGCGACCCGGACGACCTGGGCCGGATCAAGGACTACGGCGAGTTTTTGGACGCCCTGCAGGTTGTCTTCGCGGGGGTGCGGGAGACAATGGTCACGGGAGCCTACTGCGTGGTGGTGGTGATGGACATCCGGAAGAAAGACGACTTTTTCCCGTTGCACATGGACCTGACCGCCAGGCTCCGGGACACCGGACTCACCCTGGACGACATCATTATCTGGGACCGGCGCGCCGAGTACAACAACCTGCGCCCCCTCGGTTATCCCCACGTCTTCCGCGTCAACAAGGTACACGAATTCATTCTGATTTTCCAGAAGCGGGCGGGCTGAACTCCCAGCATCCGAAATCACCCTGTTCAAAATAGCCGATCAGTTGAAGGCCGGCCGTTTCGGCTTGGGCCGAGAGATCGGCCTGCAGGAACTCCTTGTAGTGGCTTTTTTCGAGCCACTCAACCAAGGCGTAGCGCAGCCGGTACCGCCCGGGGGCGTAGTCGATGACCACCACCCGCTCCGTAGCCAGCCGGCCGACCCTGGACAGCAGCAGGAGACGGTCGGCGGGGGCGAATACGTGCAGCAGGAAAGCGGCGAAGCAGTAGTCGAAGGTGCCGTGGTCCTCCGGGGTGAGGTCAAAAGCGTTCATCTGCCGGAAGGTCACGTTCTTGAAACCGCGCCGAGCTATCTTCCCGGCGGCCCGTTCCAGCATCCGGGAAGAGAAGTCAATGGACATCACCCGGGCCATTGCCGCGGCGAGGGAGACGGTCAGGTTCCCGGTGCCGCACCCCACCTCCAGGGCCGACCTACCGGGGCTGATTTTCAGCCGCTTTACAATCTGGCGGTACGGTTTGATGTTGTGACTGGCGACCAGATCGTATACGGGAACAATCCGGTCGTAGAAGTCGACCGGGGTCTGGATGACTTTTTTCACGGGCGCGGATCACCCCCCTTGGCTTTCCCCTTGCCTGTTTCCAGTAGTTTAACACAGCTTGTCCTTCTTCGTGAAAAGAATCTCGCCGGCTGCAGGGGCGCATTCGGCCGCGCACTAATCCTTACGATCACCGGGTGGCGCTTTTTCAACAGGGTCTGCAACCAATTCCTCCGTCTGGACGTCTATTAACATATGAGGTAAGGTATAGCAAGAAAGGCGGGATAATCTTTGGAATTCCCGAAGTCAACTGAGGGTATGCCGCCGGACAGGCCCTCCCGGAAGAGAAGAAGGCTCAACCCGTTCTGGAGACAACTCGGGCTGGTGGCCGGTTCATTGGCCGTGTGGGGTGGGCTGTTGTACGGCGCCTACTACTATGCTACCGACTACATCGACACTTCCATCCGCACGGTCCAGGAGAGCAACGCTCTGCACGTGCAATCCCTGGCCGAGCGGCTGGACGCCATTCAGCTTGAGGTTGCAGAGGTTAAGGAGACGCTGGCCGATACCGACCAGGTGCTGGCGCGGTCCGATCAGACCCGGGAGGCCCTGAACCAGAGGATCAGCGAACTCGACCGTCAGTTGGGACGGTTGGAAGAGAGCCTGAACATCTTGAGGAAGTCGCCTGATGCGCCGCGTTAACCTGTTCTTCTTCTTTCTCGCAGCGCCCCTGATCGGGGTGTTGATTGCCGTTTCTTCCTTCAGCCGGGGGGCGCAGGGCCTGGAGCTGCCGGTTGCCGAGCTTCAGCCGGCCGTGGGGCTATTGGCGGACGGGGTGTACCAGCTACGCTACACGGTCGGCTCCGTTCACGAATCCCTGGAGGAACAGCAGCAGCGCTACGAGGAGCAGCAGGAACTCCTCAGGACCCTGGCCGCCAAAAGCGCCGAGCACAAGCAGCTTTCCGACGACATCTATGAGCAGCACATCCTGGACAAGCTGGGGCCGCCGGTCCGCGTACACCGTTCGGCGCGGGTGGAGGTCAAGATTTTTGAACTAAAGGGGATCGGGTACCGCGGCTACATCGCCAAGGTCAAGCCCTTCGACCCGGGTGTGCTCCGGGTGACGTACCGGGAGGGGCCGGGTGAAACCACCAGTGAGGCCGTCCGGCGCACCGGGGCGGTCTTGGGGGTGAACGGGGGCGGTTTCTACCGGGCTCCGGTTGACGGGCTGATGCACACCCTGCCCATTGGGAACACGATGGTGGACGGAAAACTGGTCGGGGGCTTCCAGCCGCCACGCGAAGACCTGTTTTTCGCTGGCTTTGACGGCCGGGGGCGGCTCGTGGGCGGAATCTTCAACGACCGCACGGCCTTGCTGGGTACAGGCGCCAGGCAGGGGGTCAGCTTCGTGCCGATCCTGATCAAAGACCGCCAGCCGGTGCCGATCCCGGAGAAGTGGCGGAACCAGCGGCAGCCGCGCACTATCCTGGGCGAGTACGCCAACGGCGACCTGATCATGATCGTGGTCGACGGGCGGCAGGCCGACTGGAGCAGCGGGGTGACTCTGGAGGACCTGCAGGTGACGCTGATCAAGTTCGGAGTGATCGACGCCTACAACCTGGACGGCGGCGGATCGAGCGTGTTCGTGTTCGGCAACCAGATCCTGAACCGCCCCTCGGACGGCCGGGAGCGGGTGGTGGCCACGAACATTGTGGTTTTGCCGTAGTGTCGAACAAGGTGCTAATTTGTCGGACAATAATTTTACAATATAAGCAGGAATTAACATTGAAGATGGCGAAAACAAAACGAGAGACAGTTTATGTGTCGGGTGCATGAAGATATGTCTCAGCTCAGAGCCCTTGCCGTCAACCTTTCCCGGGAAAGCGGCCGGAATGTCGACGTTATCGAGTACGGCCTGAAAGTCGGCCTGTACAATCTAGGTGGGATGTTCGGCGTCGCTGGCGTGGGTTGGGCCGCCGGGGTGCTGCCTTACGCGCTGGCTGGCTACGTTGCCTCCGGGACCATGCGGCTGGCCGGCGGCGGGGGACACACCACCACGCCGGTGCGCTGTATCATTCTGACCAGCGTCCAGTTCGGCCTGGTGGGGTTGATCGGGTATCACGTCGGTCCCCTGGTGGCGGGACCGCCGCTTTACGGGATTTCGGCCGGCATACTTTTATTCCTGATGTACACCGTGCTCCGGTTTGCGCCTCGGGACACGCCCAACAAACCCATCAGCAGGGAGCGGGGACGGAGGCTGAAAAGGTGGGCTGTAATCGTCTGGGCGTTCTGGGCCGGGGTAATCGCTTGGGCGCAGGTTGCGGGGGTTTCCGCGGCGTTGGTGCTTCCGGTGCTTCTGGGACTGGGTGTACAGGGTCAGGCCCTGGTGCCCGAACCTCAATCAAAACAATGTGGGGGAGGTGAGAATCGATGAAAAGAAGTCTTTTCATTCTCCTGGCCGCGGCGGCCGCCTGGATGGCCCTGATCAGCACCGCTTTTGCCTGTAATTTTACCTGGTACGAACCGGAAGTCCCGGACGTACTGCGTGAACGGGCATGACAGACTTAATGACCTTTTATGTTTACGGCCTGGCCGAAACCCTGGCGTTGGTGCTGCTGTGTACGGCCTTGCTGGGGGCGGCCTGGAAATGGCCCAGGTTACTGCCGGTTACTGTCCTGTATTTTGCCGGCGTACTTGCGGCGCGCGGCCTGCCCCTGCATTTCGGAGCCCACACCGTGCTGGCTGTCATCATCCTGGCGCTGCTGGTGTCCGCGTTGTTCTCCATTTCCGTCGGCCGGACGGTAGTGGCCGCCAGCATCAGCGTGGTCTTGCTGATTGTATTTGAATTGGCCGGTATGACCATAGTGAGGAGCCTGACCGAGGTCGACCAGGATCCGGGCCTGTGGCTTCTGGGCCGCCTACCGGTTGTCGCGCTGCTCCTGGCAGCGGCGTTGCTGGTGCGCCGCCGAAAACTGACGCTTTTTCCCGGCAGGGCTGCCGGTGGGGATCGCGGGGCATAGTCCGTTATGCCCCGTTGTCCTTGATTGGGGGTACCGTGTGAAAAACGACTTTGAGCCGGACAGCATCTTCGAGCGGTATGTCCGGGAAATCACCGAACTGTCCTGGGGTGCCCACCTCTTACTCCTGCTGGCCTGCTCTCTTCCTTTGTTCTTGTTGTTCGTCGGGGACGGACCGGCCGACTCCCGTCCCGGTTTTACCAGGCAAACTGATATCGCGTTGCCCACCCTGGCATGGGTGATCCCGCTGTTGGCCGTTCTGGTTTTTCTCCGCCTGCGCCAGGCAAGGCTCCCCAGTGCAAGACCGGCGGGCGTTGAACAGGTCGTTCTGCTCGTCGTGATCTGCGTCTGTGTGCTGACGCTGACGCTTGGGCAGGGGATGTTTTTCCTGGCTCTGGTTCCCGTTATCCTCGTCAGCCTGAACTACGGGAAGCGGCTGGGAATGGCATGCGCCGGTGTGCTGTGCGTGCTGATTACGGGATACGTTTACCTTTCCGAGGAGCTGGCGTATTCGGAGGTCTTTGTCGCTTCCGTGATCATCCTTATGTCGGCGGCCTATTTGATCGGCGGCATCACCGACATGAACCGGAGCCTGGTCGGTGAACTGGACCGGCAGCGGACGACCTTGAAAAACCTGATCGACGGGCTTCCGTTGGGCATTTGCGTGGTGAATGAGTCCGGGGCAGTGACCTACCGCAATCACCACATCGGCCCGGTCGAGGAGAGACTCTGTGCGCTGCTGGTGGTGTCTCCGCGGGACTTTTACAGCCCGGCCGAGGCCGACCCGAGTGTCACGGGCATTGAAATCGAATTTGAAGACCGGCAGTACCGCGTGCGCCGGACGGTACAGCGCTCCGACACCGGGGAAGATATGGTCTTCATCCTGGAAAACGTGTCCGAAACGTGGCGACTGGAACAGGAACTCCGCCGGTCGTCGTATCTGGCTTCCGTCGGGGAAATGGCGGCGGGCGTGGCTCACGAGATCCGCAACCCCCTGACGGTGATCAGGGGATACGTTCAGCTGCTTTCGGAGAAAAAGGGAGAGGGCATGGATGCCTTGAAGCCCTACTATCAGACCGTGCTTGACGAAATCGACCGCCTGACTCAGATCATCCACGACTTTCTGAATCTGGCCAGGCCGCAGGCGGTGAGCAAGGTTCCGCTGAATCTGAACGAGGTGCTGACCGGTGTACGCCATCTCCTGGAAACCGAGGCCCTCCGCCGGGACGCGAATCTGGAGATCGAATTGGACTCGTCTCCGGTGGAGATAAACGGGGATCCCGCAGGCTTGACACAGGTTGTGTTCAACCTGGTCGGCAACGCCTTCGAGGCCGCCGGCCGGGGCGGGAAAGTGAGGGTGCGGACCTACCAGCGGCACCACCGGGCCTTTCTGGAAGTGGTGGACAACGGTCCGGGAATCCCGGATGACCTGAGGGAGAAAGTGTTCGCCCCCTTCTTTTCCACCAGGGCCATGGGTACCGGCCTGGGCCTGGCCATTTCCCGGCGGGTGGCCCTGGATCATGGGGGGACGCTTACCTGCCGTTCCGAACCCGGTGACACCCGTTTCATCCTGCAGATTCCCATGCGTCCGCAAAGCTAGTTGGTTCCCCCTGAAAAATCCCGAAAGCCAAGCGGCCCCGCCGATTTCCCTCGACCCCGCACCGTTTCCCTGAATCTCCGGTTCGATCCCCTGGAAAAGGAATATCCGCGAGATAACCTCGCTGGCGGGGGATGTATTTTGGCCTTGTGAACCGGCGGGCAGGAGAAACGGCGGGGGACCGCGAACTCTTTGGTATAGTTCCCGGCAAAGACAGGCATGAGGGGGCGCCGGGTATTGCCGGGTATTTTTTTTAAGGAGGACTTGCAGAATGGATCGAGCGGCAAGGCCCATAGTGGTGCTGTTGTTGATCGGATTGCTCGCGTTTTCGGCGGGCTGCGGGGGCTCCAGGGCGGTGGTGCCGCCGCCGGTGACCGCCGAGGTGACCGTGTACTTTTTCCTGAACAGCGATGGGACGACCCTGGAACCGGTGGTCCGGGAGGTAACTCTGAAGGAGGACACCCTGGAGGCGCGTTTGCGCGCCGCAATGGAAGAACTCTTGAAAGGACCTTCCGCAGAGGAGGTCGGCCGGCTGTACAGCCAGTTGCCGGCTGACGTGAAACTACTGAATGTGGAGGTGAGCCCGCCGTACGCCACTCTGAACTTCAGCGCGGAGCTGGAGCAGATCGGCGGCTCGGCCAGGGTGCTCGGCGTGCTCCAGCAACTGACCTATACGGGCACCGAGTTTGAAGAAATCACCGACCTGATCCTGGAGGTGGAGGGAATACAGGTCGGCACCGACGAGCACCCGTTTGCCGGAGAAGGAATGCTCTTCGATACCCTTACGCGTCAGGAGGCGGGCAAATAAACCCTCCACCGGAGCTTGAAAGCCACCAAGTGGGGAGTGGGGCAAAGCATCGGGTTTGACAACCGGACAGGGTGGAGAGGTGGGACTCTTTAAGGACCCACCTCTTTTTTTGTCATGGGTATAGAAGATGATAAATCCTGCGATTTATCGGCGCAGGGTGATCGGGATTTCAAAGTCTCCTTCGACGGAGCCGTCCTTGGGGCTGTAGGTGAAGACGCGCAGGACCAGTGCCTCCGGCGCTTCCGCCGGCAACTCCACAATTTCCTGGAAATGGCCCCAGTCGCCCTGGGCTCCAGTCGTGAAATGCTCCAGCAGAGGTTTCCCATCCCTGGTCTCCACCCGGTAGTTGACGTTGCCTTCGAAGGTGTTGGCAATGCCCCGGAAGACGAACTGGTCGGGCACCGTGCTGTCCGGCGCCGGGGCGAACACGCGGATGCCGCCCCGGCCGGCCACGATGGGTTCCAGATGGTCGATGCCCAGCAGGGTGGGTACACGGGGCCACTCGACGGTGGTGTCGAACCGGATCTCCCGGTCCGTGGGCGCGGTCACCACCAGGTCGTACGGGTAGGTAAACGCCTGGGTTACCGGTTGGCCGGGCGGCGGGTCGAGAAGGTCAACTTTCACCACCAGCGCCTCCGGAGTTTCCACAACATTGGTGATGTTCACGTGGTGACCGCCGGTCGGCTTTTCACCGTAGGTGACCAGAATGTACAGGTAGTTGCCGAACAACCTGGACTGGCCGAGCATGATCTGCCGGGAGTTGTCAACCCAATTCCGGATCTCCACCGGGAGGGTATCGTAGGCGGGACGGGCGAAGCCCCCGCTCAGGTTGTAGGCAGGCTTCGGCGGATCGGCCGGACCCGGCGGACCGGGCTCCGGAGCGGGTGCGGGACCCGGACCGGGCCGAATCGCGCACCCGGTAAGCAGGGCTGTGATCAGCAGGAGAGAAAGGACGAAGCGACAGGCACCGGTTTTAAGCAGCATAGAAGCAAACCTCCTCAAGAACGCTGGGTTTTGGGTTAGCATGTGCATTGGACCGCCGGACCAAAGATGTCCCGGTAATTCATAGACGAATTACATAGGGGCAAAGGTTTCGTATTTTTCGCTGCCTTTTGCACCGGATCTTGTTTTTGGGCTTCAGTTGTCCGGAGCGCAGCCAAAGAGGCCTTGGGCTTGGCGGAGGTGGGTTACTTGCGTCCAGTGGTATCCCAGGAGACGGGCCCCCGCGGCGTCTACGGCAACCGGGTCCGTTCCGGCCACGATCATGCGGGCTGGCGGGTCCAGGGGTACGCCCCGGAGGTGCGAGCCGCGCAGGCCCACCGCGCCGTCGATTACGGCCAGGTTTATCGGACAGTAGAGGTTGATGTCCAGGATAGCCCGGTTAAGGTCGGTCTGGTGCACCCGGGATTTGCGGAAGCTCCAGAACCCGCTGAACTCGCTGGCCGGGCAGATGCCGATCATGTTTTTCAGGCTCAGGGTGACGGTGGTCATGGAGTGTTCTTTGAGTACGGGCACGGAGATGACAAAGGCACCGTCCAGGATGGTGGGCAGGGGGAAGCGGTCATACAGCACGGCCCGGGGATCACTTTTTATGGTGAAACGCGCCCGGTCCAGGTCTACCAGTCTGATGCCCAGACGCCGGGCCATTGCCTGGTAGCCGAGTATCTCAAAGCACCGTTCGGTGTCCGTGCCGCCGGAGCCCTCGGCCACCACCACCTCGGCGGGGGACCGTTCCAGGCAGAAGCGGGCTACGGCCTCGACGCAAGCAACGTTGGTGGTCACCGGGGGCGGTTCCGGCAGTACCAGGTTGGGCTTGATCACGATCCGCCGTTGCCGCTGTAAGACCGACTCCAAGCCGAGGCGCTTGAGCGCATCCGTCACGGAGGTCTCGTAGTTCCGGAATTGCAGGCTCACCACGCCCATCTCATCACCCTCTCCATCCTAACCAAAAACCCGGCGCCAATCAACAATAGGGGTCACTAAGAAGGCCAAAACCAAGAATTGCCGTAATGGCTGGCTAAAGAAATCCCTTTTTGAAAAATATGGGGTTAAGACAATAGGTCAAAGAAAATCAAAAAGTTAATCCTGATCCCTAACTCGAAGAGATAGTTAGGAAGGGGTCAGGCTCCTGGCTGGGAGGCTGACCCCTGAGACGAAAGTCAAAAGGTAAAAAGGTGTCTGACACCTTTTTCTAGGCCGGGGTGAAGAGGAGGGTGCCGTTGTCCCCGAGGGTCACCCGGACTTCCTGGCCGGGGGTGATTTCCCCGGCGAGGATGCTCTTGGCCAGGGGGTTTTCCAGGCGCTTCTGGATCACCCGCTTCAGGGGCCGGGCCCCGTACACCTGGTCGTATCCCTCCCGCGCCAGCAGTTCCTTGGCCTCCGCCGTGACCTCCAGGGTGATGTTCTGTTTGGCCAGCCTGGCGGCCAGGCGTTCCAGCTGGATGTCGACGATGGCCTGCAGGTGCTCCGCGCCCAGCGGCTCGAACACCAGGATCTCGTCGATCCGGTTCAGGAACTCGGGCCGCAGGTGCTGCCGCAGGGTCTCCAGGACCAGCCCCTCGATCTCCGTCCGGGGCCGCCCGGCCATTTCCCGGAAGTAGTGGCTGCCCACGTTGGAGGTCATGATCACCACCGTGTTAGTGAAGTCCACCGTCCGGCCGTGCCCGTCGGTCAGCCGCCCGTCGTCCAGGAGCTGGAGCAGAATGTTGAACACCTCCGGGTGCGCCTTTTCCATCTCGTCGAAGAGCAGCACGGCGTAAGGCCGGCGGCGCACCGTTTCGGTGAGCTGCCCGCCTTCCTCGTACCCCACGTACCCCGGGGGCGCCCCGATCAGA is drawn from Candidatus Desulforudis audaxviator MP104C and contains these coding sequences:
- a CDS encoding GntR family transcriptional regulator; the protein is MVEDQHHPAAGTESADQVRDRVYENLRRALLEGRYAPGDRLVERKLAAELGVSRTPVREALRALEQEGLVYHMPHSGAVVARLDSQEVQEIYRIRAVLEGLAARMAAERISPGRLKQLEALLEQIEALADRGDTCQLESVHREFNHVIYKAAESPRLYDMVTSLADHIDLCVRVGYAHPGRLAEATDEHRRLVAAIRLRDGDLAEHVAREHVNRSRHAYLQEVARNATKSQEK
- a CDS encoding DNA methyltransferase codes for the protein MDGKTWLRYSISIWDDVLKDREERGYNHPAMFPSRLTDRLVEIFGRKGGGLVLDPFMGSGSTLYSAYRHGLASVGFELSAGYIDIARQRLAALGAEPGVPHYPRIIQDDSRRLLNYVAPASVGLCVTSPPYWDILNQRRTADGKTIRNYGSDPDDLGRIKDYGEFLDALQVVFAGVRETMVTGAYCVVVVMDIRKKDDFFPLHMDLTARLRDTGLTLDDIIIWDRRAEYNNLRPLGYPHVFRVNKVHEFILIFQKRAG
- a CDS encoding class I SAM-dependent methyltransferase translates to MKKVIQTPVDFYDRIVPVYDLVASHNIKPYRQIVKRLKISPGRSALEVGCGTGNLTVSLAAAMARVMSIDFSSRMLERAAGKIARRGFKNVTFRQMNAFDLTPEDHGTFDYCFAAFLLHVFAPADRLLLLSRVGRLATERVVVIDYAPGRYRLRYALVEWLEKSHYKEFLQADLSAQAETAGLQLIGYFEQGDFGCWEFSPPASGKSE
- a CDS encoding phosphodiester glycosidase family protein, which gives rise to MRRVNLFFFFLAAPLIGVLIAVSSFSRGAQGLELPVAELQPAVGLLADGVYQLRYTVGSVHESLEEQQQRYEEQQELLRTLAAKSAEHKQLSDDIYEQHILDKLGPPVRVHRSARVEVKIFELKGIGYRGYIAKVKPFDPGVLRVTYREGPGETTSEAVRRTGAVLGVNGGGFYRAPVDGLMHTLPIGNTMVDGKLVGGFQPPREDLFFAGFDGRGRLVGGIFNDRTALLGTGARQGVSFVPILIKDRQPVPIPEKWRNQRQPRTILGEYANGDLIMIVVDGRQADWSSGVTLEDLQVTLIKFGVIDAYNLDGGGSSVFVFGNQILNRPSDGRERVVATNIVVLP
- a CDS encoding accessory gene regulator ArgB-like protein, with the translated sequence MSQLRALAVNLSRESGRNVDVIEYGLKVGLYNLGGMFGVAGVGWAAGVLPYALAGYVASGTMRLAGGGGHTTTPVRCIILTSVQFGLVGLIGYHVGPLVAGPPLYGISAGILLFLMYTVLRFAPRDTPNKPISRERGRRLKRWAVIVWAFWAGVIAWAQVAGVSAALVLPVLLGLGVQGQALVPEPQSKQCGGGENR
- a CDS encoding cyclic lactone autoinducer peptide: MKRSLFILLAAAAAWMALISTAFACNFTWYEPEVPDVLRERA
- a CDS encoding two-component system sensor histidine kinase NtrB, translating into MKNDFEPDSIFERYVREITELSWGAHLLLLLACSLPLFLLFVGDGPADSRPGFTRQTDIALPTLAWVIPLLAVLVFLRLRQARLPSARPAGVEQVVLLVVICVCVLTLTLGQGMFFLALVPVILVSLNYGKRLGMACAGVLCVLITGYVYLSEELAYSEVFVASVIILMSAAYLIGGITDMNRSLVGELDRQRTTLKNLIDGLPLGICVVNESGAVTYRNHHIGPVEERLCALLVVSPRDFYSPAEADPSVTGIEIEFEDRQYRVRRTVQRSDTGEDMVFILENVSETWRLEQELRRSSYLASVGEMAAGVAHEIRNPLTVIRGYVQLLSEKKGEGMDALKPYYQTVLDEIDRLTQIIHDFLNLARPQAVSKVPLNLNEVLTGVRHLLETEALRRDANLEIELDSSPVEINGDPAGLTQVVFNLVGNAFEAAGRGGKVRVRTYQRHHRAFLEVVDNGPGIPDDLREKVFAPFFSTRAMGTGLGLAISRRVALDHGGTLTCRSEPGDTRFILQIPMRPQS
- a CDS encoding GerMN domain-containing protein, whose translation is MDRAARPIVVLLLIGLLAFSAGCGGSRAVVPPPVTAEVTVYFFLNSDGTTLEPVVREVTLKEDTLEARLRAAMEELLKGPSAEEVGRLYSQLPADVKLLNVEVSPPYATLNFSAELEQIGGSARVLGVLQQLTYTGTEFEEITDLILEVEGIQVGTDEHPFAGEGMLFDTLTRQEAGK
- a CDS encoding Gmad2 immunoglobulin-like domain-containing protein encodes the protein MLLKTGACRFVLSLLLITALLTGCAIRPGPGPAPAPEPGPPGPADPPKPAYNLSGGFARPAYDTLPVEIRNWVDNSRQIMLGQSRLFGNYLYILVTYGEKPTGGHHVNITNVVETPEALVVKVDLLDPPPGQPVTQAFTYPYDLVVTAPTDREIRFDTTVEWPRVPTLLGIDHLEPIVAGRGGIRVFAPAPDSTVPDQFVFRGIANTFEGNVNYRVETRDGKPLLEHFTTGAQGDWGHFQEIVELPAEAPEALVLRVFTYSPKDGSVEGDFEIPITLRR
- a CDS encoding DUF362 domain-containing protein; this translates as MGVVSLQFRNYETSVTDALKRLGLESVLQRQRRIVIKPNLVLPEPPPVTTNVACVEAVARFCLERSPAEVVVAEGSGGTDTERCFEILGYQAMARRLGIRLVDLDRARFTIKSDPRAVLYDRFPLPTILDGAFVISVPVLKEHSMTTVTLSLKNMIGICPASEFSGFWSFRKSRVHQTDLNRAILDINLYCPINLAVIDGAVGLRGSHLRGVPLDPPARMIVAGTDPVAVDAAGARLLGYHWTQVTHLRQAQGLFGCAPDN